The following coding sequences are from one Triticum dicoccoides isolate Atlit2015 ecotype Zavitan chromosome 4A, WEW_v2.0, whole genome shotgun sequence window:
- the LOC119287632 gene encoding WAT1-related protein At1g43650-like: protein MAGGGETMGLGGLWRRYAPHNMMIMVQLCYTLMYFVTEAAFNRGLNPYVYVTYRHLLVALLLWPFAYYHEKKLRPKMTWMLFLEIFVLSLLGVSLTLNMYFASLKYTSPTFVTSMVNTVASITFVIAIALRMEIVDLRSARGLAKVAGTAVSFAGVTTMTLYKGAAIASPWRAPVRIPGAGGDAPHDAWLKGSLLAVASCVCWSVWYIMQATSVKRYPAELSLTAWMATVGGAQSAAFAVLLQHERRDWLVGFGLNFWCIIYSGLACSGFTVFAQLWCTEKKGPVFVTMFNPVSTIMVAILAYFIFGENLYVGSIIGGVVVILGLYMLLWGKDKDQEYNNAGAAASGEEQAGEPGLDCEKQRQEEQEETKTMK, encoded by the exons ATGGCTGGAGGAGGTGAGACGATGGGGCTGGGAGGGCTGTGGAGGAGGTACGCGCCGCACAACATGATGATCATGGTGCAGCTCTGCTACACCCTCATGTACTTCGTCACCGAGGCCGCCTTCAACCGCGGCCTCAACCCCTACGTCTACGTCACCTACCGCCACCTCCTCGTCGCCCTCCTCCTCTGGCCCTTCGCCTACTACCACGAGAA GAAGCTGAGGCCCAAGATGACCTGGATGCTGTTCCTGGAGATCTTCGTGCTCTCGCTTCTGGG GGTGAGCTTGACCCTGAACATGTACTTCGCGAGCCTCAAGTACACGTCCCCGACCTTCGTCACCTCCATGGTCAACACCGTCGCCTCCATCACCTTCGTCATCGCCATCGCGCTCCGGATGGAGATCGTGGACCtgcgcagcgcgcgggggctcGCCAAGGTGGCCGGCACCGCGGTGTCCTTCGCGGGGGTCACCACCATGACGCTCTACAAGGGCGCGGCCATCGCGAGCCCCTGGAGGGCGCCCGTGCGCATCCCCGGCGCCGGCGGCGACGCCCCGCACGACGCCTGGCTCAAGGGGTCCCTCCTTGCCGTCGCCAGCTGCGTGTGCTGGTCCGTCTGGTACATCATGCAGGCCACGTCCGTGAAGCGCTACCCGGCGGAGCTGTCGCTGACGGCGTGGATGGCCACCGTGGGCGGCGCCCAGTCGGCGGCCTTCGCGGTGCTGCTGCAGCACGAGAGGCGGGACTGGCTCGTCGGCTTCGGCCTCaacttctggtgcatcatctactcC GGGCTCGCGTGCAGCGGGTTCACGGTGTTCGCGCAGCTGTGGTGCACGGAGAAGAAGGGGCCCGTGTTCGTCACCATGTTCAACCCGGTGTCCACCATCATGGTGGCCATCCTCGCCTACTTCATCTTCGGCGAGAACCTATACGTCGGAAG CATAATCGGGGGAGTGGTGGTCATCCTGGGCCTCTACATGCTGCTCTGGGGCAAGGACAAGGACCAGGAGTACAACAACGCAGGAGCagcggcgagcggcgaggagcaggCCGGCGAGCCCGGTCTGGACTGCGAGAAGCAGCGACAGGAGGAACAAGAGGAGACCAAGACGATGAAGTAG